One window of bacterium genomic DNA carries:
- a CDS encoding aminotransferase class V-fold PLP-dependent enzyme yields MKSPKRRRTSFTLFTPGPVMMPDDVLRSGAEPLPYFRTDAFSRTVLNCEAMLLRLLKAPAGSRTVLLTASGTAAMEAALGGFGDDDNLLVVNAGAFGERFAEICRFHRLPHEELRIAPGSPPPQGLKPASSVNAVVACHHETTTGTVYDLDAWDAFCKANNALLIVDAISSFLADPIDLSRQSIDALILSSHKGLALPPGLSFVVLSPRMIRKIETGRARSYYLELNRCLKEGVRGQTPFTPAIGLVRQLEKRLEALIQEGADAQVRRTARLARDFRKKIRGLPLDLFSANPSNALTALEPRDGRSALWYVERLREDFGFYVCPNGGDLQDRVFRVGHLGNLTIRDNARLAAALKKLAASKSNRRLAA; encoded by the coding sequence ATGAAATCACCCAAGCGGCGAAGGACCTCCTTCACCCTCTTCACCCCGGGACCGGTCATGATGCCCGACGACGTCCTGCGGTCGGGGGCCGAGCCGCTCCCCTATTTCCGCACGGACGCCTTCTCCCGAACGGTCCTGAACTGCGAAGCGATGCTCCTTCGCCTTCTGAAGGCCCCGGCGGGGTCCCGCACGGTCCTTCTGACCGCCTCCGGCACGGCCGCCATGGAGGCCGCGCTCGGCGGGTTCGGCGATGACGATAACCTGCTGGTCGTGAACGCGGGCGCGTTCGGAGAGCGTTTCGCCGAGATTTGCCGTTTTCACCGCCTCCCCCACGAAGAGCTGAGGATCGCCCCGGGTTCCCCTCCACCGCAGGGACTCAAGCCGGCCTCCTCCGTGAATGCCGTCGTGGCCTGCCACCATGAGACGACGACGGGAACGGTCTATGACCTGGATGCGTGGGACGCCTTCTGCAAGGCGAATAACGCGTTACTGATCGTGGACGCCATTTCCTCTTTCTTGGCGGACCCCATCGACCTGTCGCGGCAGTCCATCGACGCCCTGATCTTGAGCTCGCACAAGGGCTTGGCCCTGCCGCCGGGCCTGAGTTTCGTGGTCTTGAGCCCCCGCATGATCCGCAAGATCGAGACCGGACGCGCGAGGTCCTATTATCTGGAGTTGAATCGCTGCTTGAAAGAAGGCGTCCGGGGCCAGACCCCCTTTACCCCCGCCATCGGGCTCGTACGCCAGCTCGAGAAGAGGCTCGAGGCACTGATCCAGGAAGGGGCCGATGCCCAGGTGCGCCGCACCGCCCGGCTCGCCCGCGATTTCCGCAAAAAGATACGGGGATTGCCGTTGGACTTGTTTTCCGCGAACCCGTCGAACGCCCTGACGGCCCTGGAGCCGCGCGACGGGCGTTCCGCCCTTTGGTACGTCGAGAGGCTGCGCGAGGATTTCGGATTTTACGTCTGCCCCAACGGAGGCGACCTCCAGGACCGGGTGTTCCGGGTGGGACATCTGGGAAATCTGACGATACGCGACAACGCGCGCCTGGCGGCCGCTCTCAAGAAGCTTGCCGCCTCGAAATCAAACCGGAGGTTGGCGGCATGA
- a CDS encoding phosphocholine cytidylyltransferase family protein: MKTIIMAAGVGTRISQRLGDTPKCCARIGDESLIQRTVRTLKKSGVHDISVIVGFKAARVREDIESMGVKTYENPFFDVTNSIASLWFARRELQTDDDVIVMNGDLFFEEHLIPHVIKAPQERVVFADPKRTQEADYRLQYSGGIVREFGKTLPVARTTGEYVGIAKIGASFLDTFRNHLEFLIGQQRHGLWWENVLFDLSERGEPIFVQEIADVFWAEIDYWEDYQRIMEFLNRGGSGVADGDVRRAERAGGRQILRTVK, from the coding sequence ATGAAAACCATCATCATGGCGGCGGGGGTGGGGACGCGGATCAGCCAGCGCCTGGGAGACACCCCCAAGTGCTGCGCGCGCATTGGGGACGAATCCCTCATCCAAAGGACGGTCCGGACGCTCAAGAAGTCCGGCGTGCACGACATCTCCGTCATCGTCGGATTCAAGGCCGCGCGGGTCCGGGAAGACATCGAAAGCATGGGCGTCAAGACCTACGAAAATCCTTTCTTCGACGTCACCAATTCGATCGCCTCCCTGTGGTTTGCCCGCCGGGAGCTGCAGACCGACGACGACGTCATTGTCATGAACGGCGATCTCTTCTTCGAGGAACATCTCATCCCGCACGTCATCAAGGCCCCGCAGGAACGCGTCGTCTTTGCGGACCCGAAGAGGACTCAGGAGGCGGATTACCGCCTGCAATACAGCGGAGGGATCGTACGCGAGTTCGGCAAGACCCTCCCGGTCGCTCGCACCACGGGCGAATACGTGGGAATCGCCAAGATCGGCGCGTCTTTCCTCGATACGTTCCGCAATCACCTCGAATTCCTCATCGGACAGCAACGTCACGGGCTTTGGTGGGAAAACGTCCTTTTCGATCTCTCCGAGCGCGGGGAGCCGATCTTCGTGCAGGAAATCGCGGACGTTTTCTGGGCCGAGATCGATTATTGGGAAGACTACCAGAGGATCATGGAGTTCCTGAACCGCGGGGGCTCAGGTGTCGCAGACGGGGACGTCCGCCGCGCCGAGCGCGCCGGCGGCAGGCAGATCCTTCGGACGGTGAAGTAA